CTTCCTGGCGGTGCTCATCAGCAGCCTGAAGCCGGCCATCGGCACGGTCGAGGTGTTGCTCGACGTCGCGCCGTCGCCGCAGACCACAGAGATACTGGCGAGCCTGCGCCCCGGTCGGCGCATCAGCCTCGACCTCGGCCTCGACGGTCGCCGTGTCGACGTGCTCGCCAGCCTGACCGACCTGCCGCTCGGCGACGCCTCGGTCGACCTGGTGTTCTGCTACCACGTGCTCGAGCACATCCCCGACGACCGCGCGGCGATGCGTGAGATCGCCCGCGTGCTGACGCCAGAGGGTCTTGCGCTCGTACAGGTGCCGATCCGTTTCGGCACCGTCACCGACGAGGACGCCGACACCACACCCGAGGAGCGCAAGAAGCGCTTCGGTCAGCGCGACCACGTGCGCTGGTACGGCGACGACTTCGAGGACCGGCTCCACGAGGCGGGGCTGACGTTCCAGCGGGTCACGCCGCTGGAGGTGCTCGGCGCCGACATGTGCGTGTGGCTGCGGGTCGAGGAGGGCGAGCCGGTCTGGATCGTGCGCCGCGGCACGGCGTCCCCCGCGCGGCTGCTCGGTGAGACCGGGCTGCCCACCATGTTCGACGCGCTGCTGGGCGAGCTGACCGGCGCGCAGGCGCGTACTCTCGCGGCCCGGGCCAGGGCCCGGCGGATGAAGGCCCGCCTGGACCGTGCGCCGGTACGCCGCGTCGTACGTCGGGTGAAGCGGATGGGTTCATCTGCTCAAAAGTAAGCTATCTTCTTCATATGGGTGAGATGAAGGAGAAGCCTTCAGCGGTGCTGATCGGTGACATGGTCGGCTCGCGCCTGTCTGCTGACCGGACCGGCCTGCACGACCGGCTCGTCGCGACGCTGGCCGAGGTCAACGCGACGTTCGCTCCGGTGGCGGACCTGACGGTCTTCGCCGGTGACGAGTACCAGGGCACGTTCGCCGACGTCGGTACGGCGCTGGCCGCGTCGCTGCACCTGCGGCTCGCCCTGCTGCCGCACGTCGACGTGCGGCAGGGCATCGCCTGGGGTCCGGTCGCCGTGCTGGCGGAGTCACCGCGGGTCGAGGACGGTCCGGGCTGGTGGTCCGCGAGGGCGGCGATCGTTGAGGTGGAGGACGACGCGACGCGGTCGGTCACTCGCTCGGCACGTACCCGCTACGCGCTCGCGCCCGACGTGACCGGGCCCGAGACGGGCGCCATCAACGCCGCCCTGCTGGCCCGCGACCACCTCGTGGGCCGGCTCGACGAACGCTCGTTGTCGGTGCTGCGTGGTCTGCTGTCGGGGCAGACCCAGCAGCAGCTGGCGCGCGCCGAGGGCATCTCCGCGTCGGCCGTCTCGCAGCGGGTGCGCAACGATGGACTCGGGGTCGTGATGGCCATGGAAGAACAGCTGAGGGGGATCCGATGAGCTGGTTGGCGTTGCTGCTGGTCGGGTTGGGGCTGACCGACCTCATCTTCTCGGTCCGACCTCAGAAGTTCGCGCCCGAGGGCGTGGCCGCCATCGTCGTCGTACTCCTCGGGTTGTCGGTGGGCCTCACCGACGTCGCCGACGTGGTAGCACTGATCCTCATCGCCGCCGCAGTGGTGCTCTGGGGCTGGGCAGTGACGCGCGGCTTCGGCAGGGGCCCGTCCTGGTGGCCATTGGCGGTCTTCGCAGGCGAGGTGACCGTCGCGGTCGCCGCCAGCGGTGAGGCCGGCGCGTCCAGCGGCTGGCTCGAGACCTGGCTGGCCGACTCACCGATCCCGCTGCTCGGCGATCTCACTCCCGACCGCGCGCTGCTGCTCCTCGGTCTCACCCTGCTCCAGCTCTCGACCGGCAACGTGATCGTGCGGCTGGTGCTTGCCGCGACCCACACGCTCAACTCGCGCAAGGGCGGCACGTCCCACGACCTGCCCGTGCCCCAGCTGAAGGGTGGACGGCTGCTCGGTCCGCTCGAGCGGCTGTTCATCCTCGGCCTGGGACTGGCCGGTCAGGTGACCGCCGCGGGCATCGTGGTTGCCGCGAAGGGGCTGATCCGGTTCCCCGAGCTGCAGGCCGCTCGCGATGCGGCCCGCGAGGGCAAGGCGCCGCACGGTCCGGGCATCCACGAGGTGACCGAGTACTTCCTGGTCGGCAGCTTCGTAAGCTGGACCATCGCCCTGGCCTCGCTCGCACTGCTCGCCACCTGAGCCCTCGGTCGTCAGAAGCCGATCGGCAGGCCCGCGTAGTTCTCGGCCAGACCCGTTGCACCGGCTTCGCTGGAGGTGACCCAGCGCAGCTGTGAGAGCTGGAGCTGCTCGTCGAACGGGTCTCCCGTGCTGTGCAGCATCGTGGTCATCCACCACGAGAAGTGAGTGCATCGCCAGACCCTGCGCAGCGCGGTGTCGGAGTAGTCGTCGGCCAGGCGTGAGTCGTCCTTGCGGAGCAGTTCGACCAGCGCTGGCGCGAGCAGGCCGACGTCGGCGACCGCGAGGTTGAGACCCTTGGCGCCGGTCGGCGGCACGATGTGCGCGGCGTCGCCCGCGAGGAACAGCCGGCCGTGGCGCATCGGCGTCGAGACGTGGGATCGCATCGGCAGCACCGACTTGTCGGTGACCGGGCCCGGTGTCAGCTCCCAGCCGTCCTGTCCGTGGCCGAGCCGGGTAGCGAGCGCTTGCCAGATGCGGTCGTCGGGCCAGTCGTCGAGCGAGGTGTCGTTGGGCACCTGGAGATAGAGCCGCGACACCGTCTCCGAACGCATCGAGTGCATGGCGAAACCGTCGGGGTGCCAGGCATAGATCAGGTCGTCGGTCGACGGCGCGACATCGGCGAGGATGCCGAGCCAGGAGTAGGGATAGGTCCGCTCCCAGGTCTGCTGCACCGTGGACGGTACGGCGGCCCGCGAGGGCCCGAACGAGCCGTCGCAGCCGACCACCACGTCAGCGACGATGCGCCGGGCCTCGCCCTCGGACGAGGTGAACGTGACCGACGGGTCGTCGGTCTCGAGGTCGTGCAGCGCGGTGTCGGACACCTCGTAGTGCACCTCCTGACCGGCAGCCGTGCGCGCCGCGACGAGGTCGCGCTGCACCTCGGTCTGGCCGTAGAGCCACACCGACCGGTCGGTCAGGTCGACGAAGTCGAGGTGGTGCCGCTCTTCGGGCCACTGGAGGTGGATCCCGCGGTGCCGCGCACCTTCGCGGTCGAGCCGCTCGCCCAGACCGGCGGAGCGCAGCAGGTCGACCGTCGACTGCTCCAGGATGCCGGCGCGGATCCGCGCGGCGACGTACTCCTCGGAGCGGCTCTCGACGACCACCGACTCGACCCCGTCTCCGGCCAGGAGGTGGGCGAGGAGCAGGCCGGCCGGTCCTGCTCCGACGATGGCCACCTGGGTGCGGATCGGCTCTGACATGGCGCGAGTCAACCGGATCGGCTGTCCACCGAGCCATGCGATGCTTCCGCTGACTGGAAGTTGCGCTCGAGTGCCCGACCGATGCCTCGGGCCGCGACCTCCAGGGCGGCGACCAGCCTGGGCCGGTCGTTCCTGAGGGACGCCACGACGATGCCCAGTGCTGCCACCACGGCGTCACCTCGGCGGATCGGCACGGCAGCCGAACAGGCGCCCAGGCTCATCTCCTCCGACGTGGTGGCGTAGCCCACTCGCCGGACCTGGGTGAGCTGGCGCCGCAGGTGACCGGGCTGGGTGAGCGTGTACGCCGTCAGCCGCGGCAGGTCAGCGAGAACCGCCCGTTGCACCTCGGCCGGGGCGTGGGCGAGGAGCACCTTGCCCACCCCGGTCGCGTGCATGGGCAGCCGGGTGCCGACGGTGCTCACGATCGGCACCGAGCTGTTGCCGCGAAGCCGGTCGAGATAGAGCACCTCGGTACCGTCCCGCACGGCCAGGTGGACGGTGGCCAGCGTGGCGCCGTACAGGTCGTTGAGGTACGGCGAGGCGAGCTCGACCAGGCCGGCCTGCAACGGAGCGAGCAGTCCGATGTCCCAGAGGCGCCGCCCGATGACGAACCGACCGTCGCTCACCCGGGCCAGAGCGCCCCACGCGACCAGCTCGGCCGCGAGCCGGTGGGCCGTGGGCACGGGCAGGCCGGCCCGGTCGGCGAGCTCGGTCAGGGTGAGCCGGCGGTGGTCCTCGTCGAACGCGCCGAGCAGGGCCAGCGCCCGGCTCGTCACCGTGGCGCCGGGAGAGGAGGAGTTGCCGGCCACGACGGAGAGTCTTCCACTCGCCGGAACCCGGCGCTACGCCGTCAGCGCTCGGCCGAGTGCATGTCGGCGGGCACGGTCGACAGCGCGGCCACCGCCAGCACCGCCGCGACGGCGAAGGCATAGAAGCCCCACGGGTAGGCGATCCCGGCGGTCACCAGCGCGCCACCCAGCGACGGGCCGACGATGGCGCCGATCCGGCCGACGCCTGCGGACATCCCGAGCGCGGTGCCGCGGATCTCGGGCGGGTAGAGGTGGCCGACGAACGCGTAGACCAGCACCTGGGCGCTGAAGACGAAGATGCCTGCGAGCAGAACGGCGACGTACACGAGCAGCGAGCTGTCGATCTTGATCGACAGCATGGCGAGGAACACCGCGGCCAGGCCGAACCATGCGAGCACGGTCCTCTTGTTTCCGCGTGCGTCGCTGATGCCGCCGGCTGCGACAAGACCGATGACGGCGCCGACGTTGAGCACCAGGAGGAGCCCGGTGCCGGCCTTGATGGAGTAGCCGGCCTCGCCCATGATCGTCGGCAGCCAGGTGTTGAGGCCGTAGACCAGCAGCAGACCCATGAACGACGCGACCCACAGGCCGATGCTGACGCGCAGGAAGCGACCCTTGACGACATCGGCGCTGCGCACCACGGCAGGCTTGGCGTCGCCGACGGACTCGAGCGCCCGCAGGTAGGCCTCCGACTCGGGCAGCTTGGCCCACAGCAGCGGCACGGTCGTGAGACCGGCGAGGCCGCCGACGACGAACATCGACTCCCAGCCGTAGGAGTCGATCATCACCAGCGCCAGCAGGGCGGTGAGTACGGCGCCGACGTGGTAGCCGGTCATCGTCAGCGTGACTGCCCGGCCGTTGCGACCGGCCGACGCGTGCTCGCTCATGTAGGCCAGTGCCGTAGGCAGGCAGGCCCCCAGACCCAGGCCGGCGAGGAGCCGCAGCGCGGTGAACTGGGTGACGTCGGCGGCCAGCGGGATCGCGAGGGTGAACAGCGAGAACATCAGCACGCAGGAGATCAGGCTCTTGCGCCGGCCGAACCGGTCGGTCAGCGGGCCGATCGCGACCGCGCCGAGTCCGACCCCGACCAGGCCGATGGTCGAGGCCGCGGTGACCGATGACGGCGTGAAGCCGAGGTTGCCGGTGCCGAGCAGTGTCGGGATCACGGCGCCGAGGACGACTAGGTCGAAGCCGTCGAGCGCGACCGCGATCCAGCAGAGCACGACGGGCCAGGAGCCGGCGGCGCGTGGCGTGCCGGTCCGACCTGTGGCGGATGAGGCGGGGAGTGGGGTGGACATCGGGGGCTCCTTGGCGGTCGGGGGATCGACCTCACCGTGGCAGCGGTCACAGTGTCCGCCGAGCATCCGATTCCACTGGGTGGAAGTGGACCGAAGGGCGTCTCGGGCTCCGGGCCCTACCGTTGTGCACGTGAGCGACCTCCTCCACAACACGCACGCGCCGGCCGACCCTGACTCCTCGTCGCGGAGCCAGGCCGAGGTGAGTGCCGACATGGATGCCGTCTCCCGGGAGTACGCCGGCTCGAAGGCCGCCGCGGGCGACGGCGAGACGCGCACGCGTCTCGACTTCCCGGCGTACCGGAGCAGCATCCTGCGGCACCCGACCAAGGATCTCCACCACGCCGATCCCGAGGGTGTCGAGCTGTGGTCGCCGGTGTTCGGAGAGAACGACCTCGACCCGCTCGAGGCCGACCTAACCGTCCAGCACGGCGGCGAGCCCGTCGGCGAACGGATGAAGGTGACCGGGCGGGTGCTCGACGGCGACGGACGCCCGGTGCGGCGCCAGCTCGTCGAGATCTGGCAGGCCAATGCGGGCGGCCGCTACATCCACAAGCGCGACAACCACCCGGCCGGGCTGGATCCGAACTTCACCGGCGTCGGACGCTGTCTCACCGACGGCGACGGGACGTACGAGTTCACCACCATCAAGCCCGGCCCCTACCCGTGGAGGAACCACCGCAACGCCTGGCGGCCAGCGCACATCCACTTCTCACTCTTCGGCACCGACTTCACGCAGCGGCTGGTGACCCAGATGTACTTCCCGGGCGATCCGCTCTTCGCTCTCGACCCGATCTACCGGTCGATCGTCGACCCACGCGCGCGACGCCGGCTGGTGGCGGCGTACGACCACGACGTCACCGAGCACGAGTGGTGCACCGGCTACCGGTGGGACATCGTGCTGACCGGCAGCCAGCGCACCCCGCTCGAGGAGGAGCACGCGTGACGTGGCTGCCCACGCCGGGCCAGACGGTCGGCCCCTTCTTCTCCTTCGCCCTCGAGTACGACGGCGACGCGGCGCTGGTGCCCGACCACCACCCCGATGCCGTACGACTGCACGGCCGGGTCTTCGACGGCGCCGGCCAGCCGGTGCCGGACGCGCTGATCGAGCTGTGGCAGGCAGAGCCGTCCGGGCGTCCCTCACGGGCATCCGGGTCGCTGCGCCGCGACAGTGCGACGTTCACCGGCTGGGGGCGGTGCGCGACCGGTGCCGATGGCCGCTACGCGTTCACCACGCTCGTGCCTGGAGCACCGTTCTTCGCGCTCACCGTCTTCGCTCGCGGCTTGCTCGACGGGCTGTTCACCCGCGCCTACCTGCCGACGGCATCGGGGGACGCGTTCCTGCGGACGGTCGAGGCCGAGCGGCGGCACACGCTTCTCGCGGTGGCTGACGACGCCGGCTACGAGTTCGACATCCGCCTCCAGGGCGAGGACGAGACCGTCTTCCTCGCCCATCCGCGACACTGACGTCGTGAGCGAACTGTTCTGGCCCGGCGACGACCGGGCGGGCCACCACTTCAGCGACACCGCTTTCGTCGCTGCGATGGTCGAGGTTGAGCGGGCTTGGCTGTCCGTGCTCGGGCATCCGACCGCGCTTCTGTCGCAGAGCGACCTCACGGACGTCGAGTCCGGCGGCAACCCGGTCATCTCGCTCGTCGCTGCCCTGCGAGCGCAGCTTTCTGGTGTCGACGATGACGCAGCGCGGTGGCTGCACCGCGGACTCACCAGCCAGGACGTCGTCGACTCCGCGCTGATGATGCTGCTGCGCGATGCGGCCGTCGACCTGCGCGCCGACCTGCGTCGCACGATCCTGCGGTTGACCGAGCTAGCCGACCAGCACCGCGACACCCCCATGGTGGCGCGCACCCTGACCCAACGGGCGGTGCCGACGACCTTCGGAGCGAAGGCGGCGGCCTGGCTGACCGGAGTGCTCGATGCGTACGACGACGTGGTCGGGCTCTCCTTCCCGGTGCAGCTCGGCGGTGCCGGCGGCACCAATGCGGCCGTTGTCGAGCTCGGCCTCGACCCGGCTGCCGCACGCACTTCACTGGCTACCGGCCTGGGTCTCGACGAGGCGCTGCCGTGGCACACCGCCCGACGTCCGGTGACCCGGACAGCTGACGCCCTCGTCGCGTGCACCGATGCCTGGTCACGCATCGCCAATGACGTGCTGACCCTGTCGCGGCCCGAGATCGGCGAGCTGTCGGAGGGCGTCGGCGGCGGCTCCTCGACGATGCCGCACAAGGCCAACCCCGTGCTCTCGACGCTTGTACGACGCGCTGGACTCGCCGCCCCGCAGCTTGCCGCGACGCTGCACGCCGCGGCCGCCGACCAGTCCGACGAGCGCGCGAGCGGCGGCTGGCACGTCGAGTGGGACACCCTGCGTGTGCTCGTACGTCGGACGCTCGTGGCCGGCAGCCAGATGAGGGACCTGCTCGACGGGCTCCGCGTTCACCACGACAAGATGGTCACGACTCTCGATGCCGCGCGCGACGACGTACGTGCGGAGCAGCGCAGCATCGCCGAGGTCTCCGGCCACCACGCACCGGCAGACGGCGACTACACCGGCGAGGCGCGCAGCCTGGTCGACGAAGTCGTGGCTCGCGCCCGCACCGCCTTGAAGGAGGACGCATGATCCCGGCCGTCACCACCGTCCGGCTGACCGGCGCGCGCGACCGCTCGGAGATGCCGTTGCTGGTGCTGGGGCCGAGCCTCGGCACGTCGGCCACGACATTGTGGTCGGCCTGCGCCGCGGGGCTGACCGACGTCTTCGACGTCGTCGCCTGGGACCTGCCTGGCCACGGTCACAACCGGGCCGTTCACGACGAGCCGTTCACGATGGGCGAGCTGGCGACCGGGGTGCTGCGCGTGGTCGACGCGGTGCTCGAGGAGCGTGGCGAGGCCGGTGGCTCGTTCGGCTACGCCGGTGACTCGGTCGGCGGCGCCGTCGGCCTCCAGCTGCTGCTCGACACGCCTGACCGGGTGTCTGCCGCGGTGCTGCTGTGCACCGGCGCCCAAATCGGCGACGTCGCGATGTGGAGCGGGCGGATGGGCCAGGTCAGTGTCTCGGGCACGCCGGTGATGGTGAGCGGCTCGGCCGAGCGGTGGTTCGGGCCCGGCTTCGTCGAACGCGAGCCGGACCGGGCGTCGGCGCTGCTGCATGCCCTCCAGGACGCCGACGACGAGGGCTACGTGCAGGTCTGTGGCGCGCTGGCGGAGTTCGACGTACGCGACCGGCTGCACGAGATCACCACTCCGGTGCTCGCGGTGGCCGGATCCCGCGACGTCGCGGCGCCGCCCGCCAAGCTGCGCGAGATCGCCGACGGCGTCAAGGACGGCCGGTTGGTGGAGCTCGACGGTGTCGCCCACCTCGCTCCGGCCGAGGCGCCCAACCTGGTCGCCCGACTGATTCGGCACCACCTGTTGGGGGAGCTGCTCGAATCGACTGACGGGCAGGACCGCACGCTGCGCGAGGTGTACGACGCGGGCCTGGCCGTACGCCGCGAGGTGCTCGGCGACGCGCACGTCGACCGCGCGACAGCCGCCACGACCGACCTGACCGCCGAGTTCCAGCAGCTCATCACGACGTACGCCTGGGGCACCATCTGGACCCGCCCCGGCCTCGACCGTCGCAGCCGCTCGCTCATCACGCTCACCGCGCTGGTCGCGCGGGGCCACCACGAGGAGCTCGCGCTGCACCTGCGCGCGGCCCGCACCAACGGCCTCACGGTCGACGAGATCAAGGAGCTGCTGCTCCAGACCGCGATCTACTGCGGGGTCCCCGACGCCAACACGGCGTTCCGGATCGCGCAGCAGGTTCTGGCAGAGGAAGAGGACGACCGATGACCAGCTCCTTCGTGTACGCCGCGGCGCGCACGCCGTTCGGACGCTTCGGTGGCGCCCTGGCCGACGTACGGCCTGATGACCTGGCCGCGACTGCCCTGCGTGGCGTGCTCGACAAGGCGCCCGGTCTCGACCGGGCCGCGGTCGACGAGGTCGTGTGGGGTAACGCGAACGGCGCGGGCGAGGACAACCGCAACGTCGGCCGGATGGCGGTGCTGCTCGCCGGGCTGCCGGTCTCGGTGCCCGCGACCACGGTCAACCGGCTCTGCGGATCGAGCCTGGACGCCGCGATGATGGCGTCGCGCACGGTCGAGACCGGCGACGCCGACGTGGTCGTGGCCGGGGGAGTCGAGTCGATGACGCGCGCGCCGTGGGTGCTGCCGAAGCCGTCGCGGGCGTTCCCGGCCGGCAACGTCACGGCGGTGAGCACGACTCTGGGCTGGCGGCTGGTCAACGAGCGGATGCCGAAGGAGTGGACGCTCGCTCTGGGTGAGTGCAACGAGCAGATCGCCAGCAGCCACGCGATCTCGCGCGAGCGGCAGGACGAGTTCGCAGCCCGTTCGCACAACCTCGCCGACGCGGCGTGGCACGCCGGCTTCTACGACGACCTGGTGGTGCCTGTCGGGGGCATCGACCTGACGCGCGACGAGGGCATCCGCCCGGGCAGCAGCGCCACGTCGCTGTCAGCGCTGAAGCCGTCGTTCCGTCCCGACGGCACGATCACTCCCGGCAACGCTTCTCCGTTGAACGACGGCGCGGCGGCACTGCTGATCGGCTCCGAGGCCGCGGCCGACAGCATCGGGCTCGCGCCGCTGGCCCGGATCGCGGGCCGGGGTACGGCCGCCCTGGAGCCGCAGCTCTTCGGCATCGCACCGATCGAGGCCGCCAACCTGGCCCTTTCGAGAGCCGGTATCTCGTGGACCGACGTGTCCGCAGTCGAGCTCAACGAGGCCTTCGCCGTGCAGTCGCTGGCCTGCGTCGACGCGTGGAAGGTGGACCCCCAGATCGTGAATGCCAAGGGCGGCGCGATCGCGATCGGTCACCCGCTCGGTGCTTCGGGTGCACGGATCCTCGGCACCCTCGCGCACCGTCTCCGCGAGTCCGGCGACCGCTGGGGTGTCGCCGCGATCTGCATCGGTGTCGGCCAGGCGCTGGCCGTGGTGCTGGAGAACGTGGACGCTCCCTCCTAGCCGGCGCGCACCTGGGCTCGCAGCTTCTTCGGTGCCTGCACGCAGTAGCTCTCGGTGACCAGCTCGCCGACCTCCGCCCAGTCGGTGTCGTCGTTGACGAACATGCCCACCACGGTCGGGCGCCACGACGGCTTCCAGAACGGGTGGCCGCTGCTGCGCAGTGCGAGCAGCTCTTCGCCCTCGGCCTCGAAGGTGAGTGCCAGCGCGGGACCTCGGGTGCCGGCATGCCGCGAGAAGGCCGGAGGTCGCCCCTCAGCGATCGCCACGCAGTGCACGAATGTGCGCCCACGCACCCGGAACCTGATGCCCGCCCACGCGGCCTCCTCGTAGGCGCCCGGCAGCGGGTCGCAGATCGCGCGCAGTCGCGCGACGACATCGGCTGGCACGTCCACGGGTCGCACGCTAGGTGGTGCCGCCGACAGTGGGCGGCCTACGGTGCCGCGGTGCCAGACGACGTGGAGATCCGGGTCCGCTTCACTCCCGAAGACGACGAGGTCTCGCGACTGCACGCGCTCGCCTTCGGTTCGTCTGAGGCTCTCGTGCAACCGTGGACCAAGCGGCTTTCGGCGCACAGCCTCACCTGGGTCGGAGCGTTCGACGGAGACGTACTCGTCGGCTTCGTCAACGTCATCTGGGACGGCGGCACGCATGCCTTCCTGCACGAGACTGCCGCAGAGCCCGATCACCAGCGCCGTGGGATCGGTCGCTCGCTCGTGCAGGAAGCGGTCGCCGAGTCCCGAGCGGCCGGGTGCGCGTGGCTGCACGTCGACTACGAGCCGCACCTGGCCGAGTTCTACCGAGACGCGTGTGGCTTCCGCCCCACCGAGGCTGGCCTCCTGAGCCTCACGCCCTGACCAGGACGTGCCGGTAGCCCCGCCTGATGCTTCGGTGGCGGGGTGTGGGGCGTGATGGTCACGGCTCCGCTGGTTGAGGCGTCGTACTGAGGAGGGCCCTCAGGTCCGTCTCGAAGTGAAGGACGGAGTCCTGTCTCGAAACCGTGCCAATGTCGTCCCTGACGAAGATGTGGCCGTGCGGGCTGGTCCAGGTGTACGTCGCGGGGCCGGTGCGCCGGTAGGACCAGGCGGAATGGGTCTTCAGGCGGTGGTGTCGTCGGCAGAGCGCGGCGAGGTTGTGGGTGGAGGTCTCGCCGCCGGCTTCCCAGGGGACGATGTGGTCGAGGTCGCCGGCTCTGGCGGGTCTGCTGCACCACGGGAAGACGCAGGTCTGGTCGCGCAGGATCACTTGCTCGCGGAGCCGGGGTGAGGGTTGGTAGCCGGCACAGACGATGTGCTCGTTGAGGTCGATGACGGGTTTCACCGTCACCTGGGTGCGGGACTGCTGACACCACCCACGGATCTGGTCGAGGGTGGCGAGGTTGCCTCGTTCTAGGCGGGCGATCGGGTCGCCCTCGGCCAGGTGGACGTGGAGGACGACTTGCCGAGCCGCAGTGGAGGCTTGGTTTCGAGACGGTTGCTGCGCAACCTCACCAACCAACGGGAGGGCGAGCTGGGACCGTGCCATCTCCCCGACCGCGGACGCCCGCCGGGCATCGAGCGAGTCCTCGGACCCGAGGCTCTTCAAGACGTCTGCACCGTGGGTGACGGCGGCGCCGAAGTCGAGGGCGTCGGCCAGATCCAGCTCAGCAGTCACGCGCATCGTCCCGGCGAACGAGACCTGCTCCTCCTCGATCGTCACATGTCGACCATCCGCGGCCCGGGCTGCTTCCAGAGCGGCGCGGGTGGGGTCGAACCGGGCGATCGCCGCATCCACCAACCGGTCCACCGCCGAGGTCGAGGTGCGGTGCGCGAACGGGGCGAGCTGGGCGTCGACGTACGACGCAGCTTCACGAGAGAGCCCGGCGTGGATGGTGGTCTCGGCGATCCGCCTGGCTCGCCAGGCGGGCAGGTCGCCGGCTTGGACCGGCGCCACAACCGTGGGAGACGGTGCCGCAGCTCGAGGGCCTGACCGATCAGGTGCTTCGCCGACACCGTGGAGATGCCGAGCACGGCACCGAACTCGGCGATGCAGAACTCCGCCACCAACGGCGCCCCCGGGCCAGCGACCGGCTCCTCATGCTCCGAACCACCAGGCAGCAAGAACGCGGCCGCATCAAGCACCGAGGAAGCCGGGTGCAGGTCGGCCCACTCGCACGCCGCGACCAGGAGGTTGGCTTCCTCGCGATCGGCCGCAGCGCGGCTTGAGCGCGCGAACGCGAGCACCGCGGACGCGGTGTCGGGGAGCTCGCTGGTCGTGAGGGCCATATGAGAAGCCAATCAGGGACCACCGACACTTTCGGGCCGGATCAAGGTGGAGACCACGTTGTGCACAACTATTCGAAAGTTCTATATGTCGCTTAGCAGGGGATGTACGAGCCTGGAGTTTGTCCGAACAGGTTTGTTCTGTCTACGGACATGGCTGAGCGCGGACCGTGGTAGTTCTGGGAGATCGCCCGCCCGCCAGGCGGCAGGTGCGGACGCTGGAAGACTCGCTATGGGATCCGGATCATTGCGCCCGGCAAGGGCTTGACCTCGCCGTTTTCGCCGGTCTGCACACCTATCAGGCAAGCACGCCCTGACTTGGCATCGGCGGTGATGATCATGGCTCGAACCGTGGAGTCGGGAGCGGGGCTGCCCGGCGGCACTGGGTGCCCGGTTGTCACCGTGTGGGGGAAATTGCCGATCAACTTGATCTGGAGCACGCGACCAGACGTGCAGGGTTGGCCGGTGTTCGAGTCCGCGACCTTCCCTGACTGAGCGATGGCAGAAGCGTTCGACACTGACGCCCCTTGGTCTGCGATCACCTGGCCCGCGACGGCATCAGCCATAGCGACCTCGTCCTGGCTCAGGGATGTCCCCTGGCTCGGCCGCGGGCTCGCGGACGTCGGCGTGGCGCGAGACGTGTGATCCGAAGAACAGGATGCGAGGAACGGCAGAAGCAGGAGTGTCGCAACCAGTGGCTTCACGACCATCCGACGGCGAGCCATGGTCGATGGTTCCACGACTGCGGCCACAAGGAGCCTCGTTCATCGCGCACGCGGATCTCGGCACGAGGGGAC
This is a stretch of genomic DNA from Nocardioides sp. InS609-2. It encodes these proteins:
- a CDS encoding GNAT family N-acetyltransferase → MPDDVEIRVRFTPEDDEVSRLHALAFGSSEALVQPWTKRLSAHSLTWVGAFDGDVLVGFVNVIWDGGTHAFLHETAAEPDHQRRGIGRSLVQEAVAESRAAGCAWLHVDYEPHLAEFYRDACGFRPTEAGLLSLTP
- the pcaC gene encoding 4-carboxymuconolactone decarboxylase, with the protein product MIPAVTTVRLTGARDRSEMPLLVLGPSLGTSATTLWSACAAGLTDVFDVVAWDLPGHGHNRAVHDEPFTMGELATGVLRVVDAVLEERGEAGGSFGYAGDSVGGAVGLQLLLDTPDRVSAAVLLCTGAQIGDVAMWSGRMGQVSVSGTPVMVSGSAERWFGPGFVEREPDRASALLHALQDADDEGYVQVCGALAEFDVRDRLHEITTPVLAVAGSRDVAAPPAKLREIADGVKDGRLVELDGVAHLAPAEAPNLVARLIRHHLLGELLESTDGQDRTLREVYDAGLAVRREVLGDAHVDRATAATTDLTAEFQQLITTYAWGTIWTRPGLDRRSRSLITLTALVARGHHEELALHLRAARTNGLTVDEIKELLLQTAIYCGVPDANTAFRIAQQVLAEEEDDR
- a CDS encoding MmcQ/YjbR family DNA-binding protein; this encodes MDVPADVVARLRAICDPLPGAYEEAAWAGIRFRVRGRTFVHCVAIAEGRPPAFSRHAGTRGPALALTFEAEGEELLALRSSGHPFWKPSWRPTVVGMFVNDDTDWAEVGELVTESYCVQAPKKLRAQVRAG
- a CDS encoding HNH endonuclease signature motif containing protein, which translates into the protein MTIEEEQVSFAGTMRVTAELDLADALDFGAAVTHGADVLKSLGSEDSLDARRASAVGEMARSQLALPLVGEVAQQPSRNQASTAARQVVLHVHLAEGDPIARLERGNLATLDQIRGWCQQSRTQVTVKPVIDLNEHIVCAGYQPSPRLREQVILRDQTCVFPWCSRPARAGDLDHIVPWEAGGETSTHNLAALCRRHHRLKTHSAWSYRRTGPATYTWTSPHGHIFVRDDIGTVSRQDSVLHFETDLRALLSTTPQPAEP
- a CDS encoding lyase family protein, whose protein sequence is MSELFWPGDDRAGHHFSDTAFVAAMVEVERAWLSVLGHPTALLSQSDLTDVESGGNPVISLVAALRAQLSGVDDDAARWLHRGLTSQDVVDSALMMLLRDAAVDLRADLRRTILRLTELADQHRDTPMVARTLTQRAVPTTFGAKAAAWLTGVLDAYDDVVGLSFPVQLGGAGGTNAAVVELGLDPAAARTSLATGLGLDEALPWHTARRPVTRTADALVACTDAWSRIANDVLTLSRPEIGELSEGVGGGSSTMPHKANPVLSTLVRRAGLAAPQLAATLHAAAADQSDERASGGWHVEWDTLRVLVRRTLVAGSQMRDLLDGLRVHHDKMVTTLDAARDDVRAEQRSIAEVSGHHAPADGDYTGEARSLVDEVVARARTALKEDA
- a CDS encoding thiolase family protein, with protein sequence MTSSFVYAAARTPFGRFGGALADVRPDDLAATALRGVLDKAPGLDRAAVDEVVWGNANGAGEDNRNVGRMAVLLAGLPVSVPATTVNRLCGSSLDAAMMASRTVETGDADVVVAGGVESMTRAPWVLPKPSRAFPAGNVTAVSTTLGWRLVNERMPKEWTLALGECNEQIASSHAISRERQDEFAARSHNLADAAWHAGFYDDLVVPVGGIDLTRDEGIRPGSSATSLSALKPSFRPDGTITPGNASPLNDGAAALLIGSEAAADSIGLAPLARIAGRGTAALEPQLFGIAPIEAANLALSRAGISWTDVSAVELNEAFAVQSLACVDAWKVDPQIVNAKGGAIAIGHPLGASGARILGTLAHRLRESGDRWGVAAICIGVGQALAVVLENVDAPS